A stretch of Gemmatimonadaceae bacterium DNA encodes these proteins:
- a CDS encoding lmo0937 family membrane protein, with protein MTLAIILIVLWLLGLVTSYTMGGLINILLVVAIIVIVVRVIQGRKVL; from the coding sequence ATGACCCTGGCAATCATCCTGATCGTGCTCTGGCTGCTCGGGCTGGTCACGTCGTACACGATGGGCGGACTGATCAATATTCTGCTGGTCGTCGCGATCATCGTGATCGTGGTGCGCGTGATCCAGGGGCGGAAGGTCCTGTAG
- a CDS encoding transposase, producing MRPSKFTDEQIVQALRQVRAGTPAVQVCRKLGVTQTTFYRWRRKFEGAAANESRDVRALREENQKLKQIVANLVLEKHGSAGGRGRNS from the coding sequence ATGCGACCAAGCAAGTTCACGGACGAGCAGATCGTGCAGGCGCTGCGACAGGTCAGGGCGGGAACGCCCGCCGTGCAGGTCTGTCGGAAGCTGGGCGTCACACAGACCACGTTCTATCGCTGGCGCAGGAAATTCGAAGGCGCGGCGGCGAACGAGTCGCGCGATGTGCGGGCGCTCAGAGAAGAAAATCAGAAGCTCAAACAGATCGTGGCCAACCTCGTGCTCGAGAAGCACGGATCGGCGGGCGGTCGGGGAAGAAACTCATAG